DNA sequence from the Myxocyprinus asiaticus isolate MX2 ecotype Aquarium Trade chromosome 3, UBuf_Myxa_2, whole genome shotgun sequence genome:
AAGGTAGTCTATGTCAGGGAAGATGTGACTGCTTACTAGAGGTGGGGGAGAAACAAAAATGCGGAAAAAAGGTATTGCGATAAAATTCCAAATTAATAACGgcaagaatcaatatttttagttacatttttcacatgAAATATTTTTGGGAATAAAGAGATTGACCATCACTCAGAGTAACAGAGCGCAGCAGTGCCCGTCCACttattcagccatctgggttccagaagtatttttcccattcattttttcccacAGACTTTTCattaaattcttcataaaagagttgtaagccatgaaccaaaccaaccagctccgaggtaaatcacatCATCACGaattttgcttcaaaacaaaaaagttttgaaaatcagaaaaaaagattaaggtacaagactgtgtacttaccatcttttatgagggcatggactacaatcccattaagcattgCGAATAATGTCactgaataaattaattttaatgatcAATTCATCATGGAAAAaacgaatgggatttttacttccggaaccagactgttgcgctctattgtgtCAAGCTCAAAGTATACTACGGTTGTCCGGGTTGCTAAACGCTCTGCACACAgtacgcaaatttcgtcatctgTGCTCCAGATTTTCTTGACACGTGCACAGTCCTCATCTGCAAGTACCGACTGTACTAAaatagtatcacaaagcagtcgtagtgagCAAGCATCGAACGCATTCGTATTCACTCAgggtcaaaagagtatattttaaaagcaACGTGGTCGACCTGGTGCGATCCGATCTGAAACacagaaaaactaagtatacccagGCCTTTAGAAGAGGAAATGCATTAGGTCAACGCGCACTCTATTTCTATTCCACCAAAATGCTAACTCAGAGAGAGCTAAAACATAAGTTTAGAACTTGTTTCCTGTGTAAAAATTCCCGTGCAGGTCCTCTGTTAAACTAGATTAGaacgtttatttttaaaaaaactagTGGAATCAAGCTACGTTTTTCCCTCACATTATGTACTGACACTGACATGCTTATGCTGTACATTACTTCCATGGCTCTACAATGAAGTAAAGCAGGAACTTATGTATTTGTTGTGCAAACCACCAAAGACCAGCCGACccaagatgaatgagaaacaagtgagtaaaagactGCAATATATCACAGTTATGATTCACAATATCATCATATTGACTGATTACACAGATATTGTAATCATAATGCCAGGTCCCTGTTGCAATGTTTTAATGTGATGACAAAAATAAAAGTCACTTTCCTAGTTTTATTTATCAGTAAGAACATAGCCAGACATTTGACAGTTTGTGATAAGAGTCTACGCACCATCTTTTGGAGGTCCACGGTGCTAATGCGTCCAGCTTCCTTCTTCATCTGCAAGACAGCTTTTTGGGCCAGGTTGAGGTAGGCCTGGAGATGGTGCCGCATCATGGCTAGTCTCAGCACACATAGAAGCAGGATCACCCATAGACGCAATGTGTCGTATGTCTTTTCAGACATTCTGAaagacaattaaaagtaaactagTAAAGCAAAACTcaattttgttaaaataattttgctatattGAATGATGGAGTACTCACAAAGGCATATTATCTTTCCCAAATGTGGGATTACTTATATAATCCTTTGTTATGGGCTTCACCCAAAGCAGTACCATGATTAAGGGGCCCAAGAAGTTGATATGCAGCAAAGTCCTGAAGGATAAACAGATTAAAACAGCCAATTATAACCAATTAGACTTGGCAACAAACATCAGTATCAATATCAATGGACCAGTAAACATCAGCAATTACAAAGTTCTGTACAAGATGCTCATCTTTTCAATATAAAAAAGGCAACTAGTTGAGAGAGCTGGCATTGGACACTGACAGTGTGTACAGATGTAGACATGTGTAGAGGAAGCACGTATGGAGAGCTGGCCATGCTGAAGTGGATTAGCTAGTTTAGATGTGTTGTGCCTAACTCCACTTTTATAGCACAGTAGCCTAGAGCCCAATACTGGGCACGAAAATAGAGACCAGGTCTACTTGCAATAATATTGCTTGAGGTTATACAGGTTGGTGGCAATGATAtttcaataaaaacaacaaaaactttgAGGGCTCTTTTGCTGTTTTGAGGGTCTCTGATTCATGACTACATACATCACCTACTACTGCATTGTTACTAAAGctacaaaaaagtaaataataataatgataataacaataacaatgttTCAGACCCTGTTTATACCTGTATTTAATGCcatccacttgtgattggatcacccaaaatAGATGTAAATAGTAAATACCAAGTATAAATAGGGTCTAAAAGAATAATCGATTTCTAATCAATAttcaaatcaaaatattattccatatcataacacatttttcaagtCTAAATTGTAGAGACAATGCATGCTTAAGATGTTTGCTATTAAAGTACAGTACAGtttatgtaataaaataattcaatgaatattctgggttcaatacaagttaagctcaatcgacagcatttgtgaggcGTAATGCTGATtactacacacaaaaaaaaaaaagcagaatttgaggttacagtgacgtactaacaatagaagtgaatgggaccaaaattgagcttttaaaaggcagaaacgattataattgtataaaagcacttatattaattcttctgtttaaactcatgtattatttgagctgtaaagtggttTAAATCCTCATTTTTACGTCATcgtggcaatgaagttgtaaaattggatataaatttacacagaaaaggttttagTGATTTTagcacacttaaatcatgttaacatgcttacacaaatgctgtcgattgagcttgtgttgaacccagaatatacctATAAGAAGTAACACCCAATATCCATTACAGCATTTTGTCAATATAACGAGGATCAGATCAATAtggtttggtttttattttttaatttactgtGTGACTTTGCAGTTGTTTAGGGTGAGGGCATCAAGATGCATCTGGGCCAATCGCAGGCCGGGGAAGGTGAGAAAGGCTCCAATGAGAGAACAGAGCAGTGCCAGGGTCAGCTTAAAGGTCAGTTTGGATATGGGGCCCCTGTGGAGACAGAGGAAGAGAGCAAGGCCTGTTCACAGTAGGGAAGCACAAACCATCACATACACAGCTTAATTCCAACACACAGAAACAtggtatactgtatacacacacactcccttGGTACTGACAAAGAGGAAGGGGGTATATTGGTCATACAACTTACTGGGACTCAAGGCCTTGGTTCTCCAGAAACTGCACGGCACTTTCTGAAAAATTTGCAAAGCCtacaagaggaagaaaatgtatacaaaatgatcaaataaaacGTACAACCAAGGTCCAATTTAACCCTCGCCCGGCATCAAATGAGAGTAAAAACTGACTGTGGTCATAAAAATGGAGTTACAGGATCAAATTGCAATGTAAGAATAATAGTCTGACCCTTGATGATATAAGTGATATGAGCGACTGTAATTAACGTAAAGCTATTGACAAAGGGTCTACTAAATAAAAGTATGGTGACTGTTGTATATTGTCTAACAATATCTGAAAGTTTACCATCAAAAATTGAAGAACTAGGAAGCTAATTTTATTGTCTCAACTTCAGGACTATATGTGGCAAAACACTCTTGGTATTAAGTGACAAACCTCCAAAAAATATGGAGGAACAAAGTCACTATAGGCCTCGAGGTGCCATTTCATTGCAAGTACACTGGGTAGTGTACAGCTAAATGATTCCtttataaaacaatgcaaaatacagtttcagtTTCTAGTAAGAAAGGATTATGGCCAGTATAATTTCTAAATTCAACAGCCATTGGTTGGTATGCACAAAGACAGATTTTTGACCTTTCCTATAACTATAAAAGAAGTCCATGTTAGAATAAAATAGCACCAAATTCCATGAGGAAGTCATCATGGCATTACAGTCATAGACTCATTTGGTACAACTTAGTACCTTACCTGTCTCGAGGCCAAATTCCAGGTAGTTCTCTGTGACAATAAGAATAGCCATGGCTTTCACAAAGAAGAAGGCGGCAAAGGTTATGCAGAGGGATCGCTCACCGCCCTCCTCTAGTCTGAAGTAGTGAGCCGTGAGGGAGAAAAGGATCTTCCTGAGAGCAGCTGAAGTTAAGAAACATATTCATTTCACACAGGTAACTTCTGTACATTAGACTGAAGAAGGTGTACACTTTGTTTTGCTCACTTTTTCAGCAAAGTCCTATTTtgccagcaaaataaaaaaaaagtaacgtTAAAGAAGTAGCAGACAAATCAGCCACACTACAAACATACTTTATTAGACATACATCTACTAAAACCCCAGACTTTCTCGCAGAGACTGATGCAAAGTCACAATTGTTCTGTGCCTTAAATGTGAGGTTCACCTCAAAACATTTGATTCTCACCATCTTACTGAAATAAGAAGTTGTCTTTCACTTAATCAAGTGCAATTGCTTTCATGGATTCTAcacaaaaatacttaaaatactcaagacgTTTTTGTCCTAATCAGCTCCAACAAACACATATCATTCtatgttgtatatgtatatgaCTTGTAAATCTAACATACAGTGTTACTGCAGAAGGcaaatgcatttaaagggatagttcacccaaaattgaaaattctgtgaaaatgtactcgcactcatgccattccaaatccatatgactttcgttcttttcATGCTTTCAtcctttcaatacaatggcagttgatagtgactcttaagggatggtttacccaaaaaagaaaattctatcatcatttactcaccctcatgtttagaagaatacttgagctctgtaggcccatacaatgcatttttggccagacatttgaagctccaaaaatcacataaaggcagcataaaagtaatccatatgacttcagtggttaaacctatgtcttcagaagcaatatgataggtgtgggtgagaaacagatcaatatttaagtccttttttaactataaatctccactttcactttctgaaagtggagatttattgtaaaaaggattgaaatattgatccgtttctcacccacagggattgcatcgcttcagaagacagataTATAACCAccggaattgtatggattacttttatgctgcctttatgatttttggaacttcaaagttcttgccaccattcacttgcattgtatggtcatACTGAGCTgagatttttctaaaaatctttgtttgtgttcagcagaagatatacatctgggatggcatgaaagtgagtaaataatgagagaattgtttttttttttttttggtgaactatccctttaaaagcttaaaaaaaaaagcccccaaaatatgataaaaacagtccatgtggcttgtgcattatattccaaatcttctgaatgCATACGATCGGCTTCAATTAAAAAAGACTtgaaattaaagtaatttttcagtgaaaatcttgacatctgttgctCTTTCATGAGCACTATGACAAAAGCTAGTTCACAGTGGCATGCATGTCGACGTGAGAACTAGCGTTGTTTTAGTGCTAACTGTAACTGTAACACATGTGCCACTGTAAATGAGCTTTTCTCGCCGTATGCTTTCAGAGGACTTGTGATGCACAAATCGCATGGAGTGCTTATTTATGTTTTAaagcaaagtctttttagcaagtcagtcaacTCTGCAGCATTTTTGTAAcgctctcgggcagctatttttctacgtaaacaagtggcatacaagtgcagctcctatctacttgaatactccaaaacggttggtcaagattacgatcaaggAACATatttctggggcctgggtagctcagcgagtattgatgctgactaccaacactggagtcgtgagttcgaatccaaggca
Encoded proteins:
- the LOC127425640 gene encoding transmembrane protein 161B-like isoform X3, whose translation is MRKHNGHLESKPMTIPKDIDLQLETKCIAEVDTLALHYFPEFQWLVDFTVSATVVYLITELYFCVAEPSGEMNISVVWSLLVLAFVMKILFSLTAHYFRLEEGGERSLCITFAAFFFVKAMAILIVTENYLEFGLETGFANFSESAVQFLENQGLESQGPISKLTFKLTLALLCSLIGAFLTFPGLRLAQMHLDALTLNNCKVTQTLLHINFLGPLIMVLLWVKPITKDYISNPTFGKDNMPLMSEKTYDTLRLWVILLLCVLRLAMMRHHLQAYLNLAQKAVLQMKKEAGRISTVDLQKMVAQVFYYLCVIALQYVAPLVMLLHTTLLLKTLGGYSWVIYPEESLPCLTNEDTNPAEVGQAEMQASHTVAQLSVALGGLRTVFTPLLFRGLLSFFTWWIAACLFSTSIFGLFYHQYLMAA